One window of Aspergillus oryzae RIB40 DNA, chromosome 3 genomic DNA carries:
- a CDS encoding uncharacterized protein (predicted protein), whose protein sequence is MYRNLILLLATYLVTLAASQTITPENTLTNPDPGAVLPRSGFQILPKRAPPKKTPPKVSPLQQECKDIKIKEGPSVSKGHSAQQLLTASCNVPGTNKKQYSELSLDRCLGWHKNNDGSGRLVAQKHGAGLSKAGGECSTCRYLNSNPNMLCYCAKVRDNEKTYMNPVTATWTGPVFYNLCKCSMSHIWTVF, encoded by the exons ATGTACCGGAATCtaatcctcctcctcgccaccTACCTGGTAACACTGGCTGCCAGCCAAACCATCACCCCCGAAAACACACTCACAAACCCAGATCCAGGCGCCGTGCTACCTCGATCCGGCTTCCAAATACTACCCAAGAGGGCCCCTCCCAAGAAGACCCCTCCCAAAGTCTCACCCCTGCAACAGGAATGCAAAGACATCAAGATCAAAGAAGGACCCTCAGTTTCTAAAGGCCACTCAGCACAGCAACTCTTGACAGCATCTTGCAACGTCCCGGGGACGAACAAAAAGCAGTACTCCGAGCTGAGCCTGGACCGTTGTCTTGGGTGGCACAAGAACAATGACGGCAGCGGAAGACTTGTTGCACAGAAGCA TGGTGCTGGACTCTCCAAGGCAGGAGGGGAGTGCTCGACATGTCGGTATCTCAATTCAAACCCTAATATGCTATGCTACTGCGCGAAGGTGCGCGACAATGAGAAGACCTATATGAACCCGGTTACGGCTACGTGGACGGGTCCTGTGTTTTATAACTTGTGTAAGTGCTCTATGTCACATATATGGACTGTTTTCTGA